cacccctctactatgccactctcggtattatgccacttttgctcggtcccgactataaattcaatgtaaaaaaaaaattactatgccaccccagactctccctactatgccacttttttgtgactgttaaaagacacaagttgtgaaattccgcgcagtgctcgattactatactgtatggtagtgtgggacatcgcagttaggtgggatggaacatagcacgcacacagggagggtggaggctggcaatgtgggggggtggtggtcgctggctgggtgacagccacgtgacagagggaaggtgtgagggggtcgactagcgacaggatgcaggtgcgcggatgtggttgggaggggtggaggatgaagaggtgagggggagaatgagaggagacagctagcgaagccgatgattcttgagagctttggaccagacctgggcaaaggcctcctatctctgaccggcccgcccaccagtatatatactatacatacagtattggataaaactgagttaactatattagtccggccctctaaaaccatcccaatttctcatgcggccccttgggaaaattaattgcccacccctgctttggactgacgggtaacttgaacaaataaagccgtttctacgaaccctctctactatgccactctcgctactatgccacttttgctcggtcccggtaggtggcatagtagcgagatttgactgtatcagCTTACCCAAAACTGGCGTTCAAATGCCTATTTCTGAAGTAGGGCCACaggtgtttataaaaatttctAGCTATTAATTCACACAAGTGAACTGTATTCGTCCTAATATAAATGACGATTAACCAGAATCATGAAAATCACAGATACACAgtaattttgataatttcacAGCATCAAGCTGACAGAAAACAGGTGAAACATTGACCCACATGGTCTGTCACATTTTACTCACTATACCACAAAggaattaaattaaaaagactGGATGTCCTGTCATACAAATCAATGGAAGTAACTTGTTGAGAAACGATTCAGCTTTAAAATGAgccatttactgtacctgtatcGTTAACTGTTcatgaataagaaaaataataaaagcacttcACACGTATTCAGTGTGATTTTTTACACCAGGTAAACCATCGACCGTGGTGTGTCAGTGCGGTCACAATGACTTGGGTTTAATGTCAAGTAACATGTTTGTGAGCTAGTAGGTATTTGGGCTAATCTTGCATACTGTGTGCATTACACACACTGTGCTGCAGGAATTCTGTGTAATGTTCACATCTTTAGTTTGCACTGTCAGTTGAGTGGTGTTTATGTTACTTTTCAGGTTTTGTCAGCACTGGACATCATACAACCCACAAATGCAGACTTATATTCAGAAATGTATCCTTGATCATGTATTAAGATTGTAGTTGTAATCATATAATGCAAAGCACCCACCGGTTGCTATGAAATAACTGTTACTACATGGTTACTGGCTGCTTGTGTAAAGGACCTTGACCTGTGACAAGCTATGTTGTAACTGAGCTTATGCAGAGTGACCTTCACAAGATCATCGTCTCACCtcaacctctgacctctgatcATGTCAAAGTCTTCCTATACCAGATACTCAGAGGTGATTCCATCATTTATGTCTCTCTGGAGTTCTCCTAGtcttcctttctctcactcattcctctttgcttttcctctctttttgttGATCCCTGCAACCCTCTCAGCCATCTACTTTGTAGGGTCCGTACAGGTCAGGATATTTTGAAAAACGATTTTCAGTACCGGGATAGTCAGCATGCTAAGAAATTCATCAAAGGTCAGGGAAATTGAtcatgctaatttttttaaagatagaatGTGCTTTTGCTGTTGAAATGTGCTGTGTGGGGATGAAGTTTGAACAAGGCAATGATCTGCATATACAGATCTCcgaacaaagttaatccactggtgTTTGTAGCCAGTATCTTTAGGAAATGACAATGAGTACAACCTAAAGCCATCTAAGTGCATCAGCACCTGGTTTCctgctctctctgtcttttatgatggattgcatttttctttcctcttttaatTTAGCTCATGCAGATGATGCTATTTTTATAAATGCTACCCTTTCGtcacttcttgttttttttttctcaacagatTCAAGCATGATTAAGAGAAGACATATTTCTCATTCCTTCTCATCATAAAATACCAtcagaatatgtttttgtgatactttatgctctatttccaatGATTTTTGCTGAGTGCTCATGCTGGCCTTTAAATGATATGCACTTCCAAACCTATGTGACATGtccaaaaattatatttgacatTTGATGGGTGTGGAGATGCTATTTTTATCCGTATATCTGCTAGATTAGTATAATGGTGTTAGTAGTATGATATATtagtataataattattacataCTAGTACATAGAATGTCAGTATATAGTTTTACGAATTAGTGTATAGGATGTTCTTATATAGTATTATATATGAGTATATAGAATGTTCATGTTTAGGAAATGAAACTTGATATATCTGTGAATAGGTCTCAAGTATCTTCACTCAGCCCGCGTGTTACACCGTGACATTAAGCCAGGCAACCTGTTGGTCAACAGTAATTGCTGCCTTAAGGTGagattgtctttttcttttcactgcCACAGTAGCTGCTTTTGAAAGTAAGAGGCATCTTTATCTTCACAAGATGTAAGGTCTATCAGTATCAACATGACTGATGGATTTTCCGCATACATGCAAAGGTCATACTAAATCCACTGACTTGTGACacaaccacattttttttcaacatgaagCAATGCCTGGTTGGCTGTCCACGTTGTTATATTAGTTTCAACAGAAAGACTGCACAGGACAACATAAAGTATAAATTTCTACCAGTATTCAACTTACATCTTTGTTCGAAGTACATTTGAAACTTATGCCAAACACATTGTGTGAAAACTCCAGGTGTAAGGATGAACACAgtcaagaacaaaagataaatatatcTAAATATCCAAACTATATCCCATCCCTGTTAGGAATGACTTGTAAAATTGGTTCCAACCTAAACAATATCACAAACTGTCCAGTATATTAAACAACATCTAGACATAGCTTTTGAAcacttccatctctctctctttcccttgaACTATCTGTCAGTTTTAtcattctttcacttttttatatctatgtcaacaaaaaaattcacCATCCTGCAGTCTTGCACAATGGCAGATTTAAAGATCTGTGCAACCCAGAATTTGCCATAAACTCGAGGTTggtggaggttttttttttttaggtttttgcACCATATGTTACTTGTCACCACAAAATGAGTCTTAATTTTCACACAAGAGTTTGGTAGCAGAGGGCAGGAAAGGTAATTAGGGTTAGTTTTGTGcagtttcacttttttgtggaAATTAATTCCTTGATCATCAAACTAACAAAGGAACAACCATTATGTTAGCAAGAAATGGtcttaaatacattttgatCAAGGTACCTCTAAGGCAAAAACTCCCCTTGCGTTTTTAGACATAAACTGGACAAAGATATGTGCATGacgcatttctctctctctcttttttttttttttttagatcttTGGGCCTAGATATACCTGTTAAAGGTGAACGTTATTGCTTTGTGCAGATCTGTGACTTTGGCCTGGCTCGTATAGAAGAACCAGATGAGGATGTGCACATGACACAGGAAGTGGTCACCCAGTACTACCGGGCACCAGAAATACTGATGGGTGCAAGCCATTACACATCAGCTGTGGACATCTGGTCTGTTGGCTGCATCTTTGCTGAGCTGCTCAGTCGTCGTATCCTTTTTCAAGCCCAGGCTCCTGTACAGCAGGTTTGTGTTCATATTTTCCTGCAGGTTTGTGTTCACAGTGTACAGGCCTAAACCTTAGCCTGGGTACATACCTAAAGTGACTaaacggtacacggacttttcgccgacggacgtttcgccgccagacgtttcggagccggacgttttgccgactggacgtttcgccgctggacgtttcggagtcggacattttgcctaccggcgtttcgccgccggacgtttcggcgcggggcacttcatttcggcatttcacgcgggacttttagccgaagtcaagtgtgtgacgccccttagctcacacatttctctcgccattgtatcaatgtatcagtgaactctctctcactatccctcctcatgtgaaccgttagctcacacatttctctcgccattgtatcaatgtatcagtgaactctctctcactatccctcctcatgtcaaccgttagctcacacatttctctcgccattgcatcaatgttttttctcaaagctgttgcgcataatctgtgacaatcaaagtgaactgtctgtgaagtctgtgtgtaaaatttgtttgaaataaagaattattgtgtaatctagtagttactttcattctttgagaagtaagtaagctctctctctctctgacataatgcggcgaaacgccggtcggcaaaacgtccgactccgaaacgtccagcggcgaaacgtccggtcgacaaaacgtccggctccgaaacgtcagtcggtgaaacgtccgtcggcaaaaagtCCGCACACGGACTAAACagtatttcatttattcatatttattccCTTAAACAATCCTATGTGACCAGCTCTGCCTGTATTGGTTATTGTAGGGACTGGATAAATCTGTCCATTACTTTACCCAAAAGTTTTTACCCATGTTTTACATTACACAAGCACCAACAGATTTACCTCCTGTGGGCAAGGGTACCTATTTAACTCAGATCCTCAGAGATCCTCTAGAAATGTTTGACAAGTATCTTCATCAAGGCTATTAATGGTTGACCTTTGCTCGTAGTGTGTCTGGCTATGGTCATGTGGTTACCTCTGCTTACTTGAAGCTAAAAGTCTCTGTAAGTGACTTTATAACCGTATCCACTGTAAAGTTATGCTGCCATTTTCTATGATTTTATGATTGTGTCCATGTGACTGTACCACTGTAAAGTTATGCTGCCATTCTCTGTAAGTAATTTTATGACTGTATATTGCCATATACAATCTGTTGACCTTCATTTGTACTGCATTGTTGTGTAGCTGGATCTGATTGTTGACCTCCTGGGCACTCCTGCAGAAGAGGACATGCGTACGGCATGTGAGGGGGCACGAGCCCATGTACTAAATCGTCCTTTCAAGAAATGTCAGACAGCCACCATGTACAGTCTTTCCTCTCAAGCAACTCATGAAGCTGTCCATCTGCTGACCCGAATGCTTGTCTTTAACCCTGTGAGTGGTTCCCTGTTGTAGCTAACCCTAGTCTCTAACTCTAACTTTCATCATCATGGCTGGGTTAGAGCTGGAGCTATATCATATATTATGGCATGGTTAGATCTTCATCATGTATCATGGTTGAGTTAGAGCTAGCTCTATATCATAGCTGGGGTAGAGCTAGTGCTATATCACGTATCATAGCTAAGCTAGAGCTATATTATGTCATGGCTGGTCTAGATGTAAAGCTATATTGTGGCTGGGCTAGAGCTAAAGCTGTATCATGGCTGGATACTGTGCTGCCACCATCTGTCTCTTTGTTAATGAATTACAGTCCAGGGGGAGGGAACTGCTAAACTTGGTTATAGTTTTCACAGTGAATTATTAAAGCATTGCTGGAGGGATGTCTCAATCAGCTTTATTGTTTTAGCATGGTGAATTATTGAAGAATCTCTCtcccaatgtgtgtgtgtccgtaccTGTGTGCTTTCAAGTGAgattgctcttttttttcttccaatatCAGGACAAGCGAATCACTGCTTCTGATGCTCTCACTCACCCATATCTGGATGAAGGGCGTCTTCGCTTCCATTCCTGCATGTGCAAATGTTGTGTTGTTCCTGGCAATGGCTCTGCACGAAACTTTGTCTCTGACTTTGAACCAGTCTGTCCAGC
This window of the Pomacea canaliculata isolate SZHN2017 linkage group LG4, ASM307304v1, whole genome shotgun sequence genome carries:
- the LOC112561995 gene encoding serine/threonine-protein kinase NLK-like isoform X1, yielding MMALVGHRHGRQTMAFHGVSASTTSTPSQQAILAAAVVPYYPVVASSDGQPDRPIGYGAFGVVWAVTDPRDGKRVALKKMPNVFQNLISCKRVYRELRMLCFFRHENVLSALDIIQPTNADLYSEIYVVTELMQSDLHKIIVSPQPLTSDHVKVFLYQILRGLKYLHSARVLHRDIKPGNLLVNSNCCLKICDFGLARIEEPDEDVHMTQEVVTQYYRAPEILMGASHYTSAVDIWSVGCIFAELLSRRILFQAQAPVQQLDLIVDLLGTPAEEDMRTACEGARAHVLNRPFKKCQTATMYSLSSQATHEAVHLLTRMLVFNPDKRITASDALTHPYLDEGRLRFHSCMCKCCVVPGNGSARNFVSDFEPVCPAPFSYDFEDHLTSVNRVKEKIHKFIVDQLQRSKRVPLCLNPNSLAYKTFQSVRGRKSHRLSHHSTSQIAAPLGPHLPFGV
- the LOC112561995 gene encoding serine/threonine-protein kinase NLK-like isoform X2, which gives rise to MMALVGHRHGRQTMAFHGVSASTTSTPSQQAILAAAVVPYYPVVASSDGQPDRPIGYGAFGVVWAVTDPRDGKRVALKKMPNVFQNLISCKRVYRELRMLCFFRHENVLSALDIIQPTNADLYSEIYVVTELMQSDLHKIIVSPQPLTSDHVKVFLYQILRGLKYLHSARVLHRDIKPGNLLVNSNCCLKICDFGLARIEEPDEDVHMTQEVVTQYYRAPEILMGASHYTSAVDIWSVGCIFAELLSRRILFQAQAPVQQLDLIVDLLGTPAEEDMRTACEGARAHVLNRPFKKCQTATMYSLSSQATHEAVHLLTRMLVFNPDKRITASDALTHPYLDEGRLRFHSCMCKCCVVPGNGSARNFVSDFEPVCPAPFSYDFEDHLTSVNRVKEKIHKFIVDQLQRSKRVPLCLNPNSLAYKTFQSSQVAMPSELPPSPHVWQ